AACAGGGTGAAAGTAAGGATTTAATTTTAGAGCTTTCTCCAGGCAACTTTTACTCTCTTTTCTCTTTCCCTCTGCCAGAAAGATCATTCCGGCATGAAACAAAATTCGGGCGTCTGGCGTCCCCAGTTTTAACGCCCTCTTCACGGCATGATCTGCTTTGGTATAATCTTTATTTTGGTAATAAACCCAGGAGAGAATATCATAGGTATAAATGTCGCGCCGGGCATCAAGCTCTTTTTCGGCTATCTGCACCGCTTTTTGCGGGTCGATCTGGTGCTCCGCGTAATAGAGGGCGAGATCTCTATTATACAAAACCTGATTAAGGGTATCTAAACGGGCGATATGTTCAATGAGAGCGAATTGTTCTTTTGCTCTTTGAATCTTTCCCATTCTTGTTTCGATATCCCCAAGCGCCGCGATGTAGGCCGGATAGGGGACAACCTCTACGGCTTTTTGATAGAAAGCCTCCGCATCATCCATCTTCCCCTGGCTTTCTCTTATTTTACCCATCCCGGCAAAACCTCTATGATAGCCGGGAAAAATTTTTAAAGCAGCCTGATAGGCGCTTTCTGACTCTTTTATCTTTCCAGTATTGAAATAGAGGTCGCCTAATTCAACCTCGCACCAGGCGGTGTTTTCGGCATAAGGGGCCCCCGCGCGAATCGCGGTTTTCCAGAGCGTGATGGCGCCTTCGGCATCGCCATAAAGAAAACGGAGATGAGCCGAGCGGCTATAGGACCCCTGATCGGGCCGTAGATTGACCATTTTCTGGGCAAAATCGGCCGCCTTTTTATAATCTCCCAGTTCAAGATAGGCGTCGCTTAAGAGGCCGTAATAAAAGCTCTCCCGAGGCTGTTCATGAACGGCCATGCCCGCCGACTTCGCCGCCGCCGTAAAATCATGCTTAAAAAGGGATATCCAGGCCTGAAGACCCATAGCCTCGCCATTTTTCGGATCCTCGGCCATGGTTTTTTTCAACAGGATTTCAGCGCGATTGAAATAAAGAGCGTCCACCGTTTCTCTTCCTTTCTGAATATAGAGACGCGCAAGCGCATTTCTCCATTCAATTTTCTGTGGAACCTTTGCGACCCTTGCCTCAAGATGTTCAATCTGACGATCGAGGGGTGTCGCGGCCGCCGCCCCTTTCGGCATCCATGTTGCCGGGGCCAGAATGAACAGAATCAAAAGAAGAAAATTTTTAAAAAATTTGATTTGAGCTTTCATATCAGAGTGTCCGGGTAAAAGAGTTTTCAAGATAACCGGGGAAGTGACAACGCGTTCCGCTGTCAATCCCCCGGTCTGCTCCCTGTTCTACGTGAATGGAATACTTCCTGGCGTAGTTTTTCAACGACCAGACCTTTATGGTCTTCCGCTGAATGGGGTGGAAAGAAATGGGAAATTAAGCGAAATCCCATTCGCCGTCACATCCGTTCCGACCACTCCGTTGGCTCCGCTGTTATAGTTCACGCCGTCACCCAGACCGGGTGTGGATGGGTTGGTCAGCGCTCCCCCAACAACCCGAAGCGCGATATCGGTGACATCGTCATTCGGCCGGCGGCCGTTGGGCCATGCCCCATAATCCGGAGTCGAAACGCCGGAGACGTCATGAGCGAGGATCCCTAACCGATGCTGATCCGCAGCCGGAACAGGAGCAACACCCATATCGAGGCGGAGAAGATCGGCGAGAGGTTCCTCATCCTCAGTAGTAATTGTTCCGCAGAGATTTGTACCGTAGGGGGTGTACCTCAGGAGGGTATTGGCAAGGTCATTTCGATGGGTCGTTGGAAAAGAGGTGCTGAAGACCAAGTTCAGGGCGGTGGCAAGGGACGAATTACAATAATAATCAAGGAATTGTCTTTCATCTTCCGCATAGACCGCGTTCCAGTTATCTTTATCTTTAGTTGCGATAATGAGTTCGTTGACAAGAGGATTTCCCATCCTGGAAACCTGGACATACCTCGCGGAGTTTTGCCGTGTATTTTTTTGTCTGATGACCGTCACTTTAGGTCTGCTTGTGGATGCATATGCTCCAATGACTTTATTGACCGCTCCGTTAATCGTTCCCTGAATCTCGGTAATCGGCAACTCAATCGCGATGGTATTCACATTTAATCCTTTTAAAGTGTCGACTGATCCAGCGACGTTTGCCGCGTCATTGGCATCATCAGCCAGGGAAAGAATGGGAGAAACGCGCAGATTTAAGGTGTCGAATGCTCCTCCCAGGTCGATATAGAAGGTATCGTCACGCTGGCCCGCGAAGACTCTTCCACCATTGCTGAGAGAATAGATTCCTTTAGCCGCAAGCCCCGGATAGTCGGCGATCGTTCTTGAACCCACATTGGAGGGGACGGCGTACATCGTTCCTGTGCCGATGTCTCGTGGCGGCTGGCCATACCTGGTTTCCGTTACGCTATAGCTCTGGCGAAGGAGAAGTCCCTCAGATCCGGATCCGTCCAGCGCTGAAATGGTGCCGGGAACCGCGACGAAACCGAGAGGAAACAGGTCGCCAGGGTTTCTGACTTCGGTCTTGAAACGGAGCTGATAGACAATATTTTCCGCAATATTGTTTTTGTTGTTATCGATATGAATTTCATAGGAAACATCGTCAGCGAAATTAAAGAAATTCGGCCCGCTGGCTGGATTTTCCATTGGGATGACATTCATGATAAACACCACTTTAGTCGGGTTTTGCCAGCTGACAAAAGCGTAGAAATCAGTAATATCCGCCGCCGGATCGAGTGAGATCAACGGGGCTTCCCGGTGGCTTGCCCCAAATGAGGGAGAAGCCATTAAAAAGGTCAGGAAGGAAATTAAAATTCCTTTTTTAATTCTGTTAAACATTTTTATCTCCTTGAAAAATCAGTAAATTAATAATTAGGGTTTTTCCCTTAATACAGGGGTTGAAGCGGGAGCGTTCATGGATTCTCCCGAGAGGATCAGATTATTTTCAGCCGGTGTCAGATCGTACGAGACAGCCTGAAGCTGATCATTATTAACGTCTTTAACTGGAGACCCCGCGCCGGCTGAACTTGAACCCGAGCAACCGGCAGAAAATAAGCCGGCTGTTAAGAAAGTCCAGAGAGCCCATTGATCTATTTTCATATTTATCACCTCCTTTTTATTGTCAAGGTTTGAGTCCAATCCCAAGACCAGCGATAGACTTCGCACCCACTTATTAATCATGTCATTGCGAGCACCGAAGGGTGCGTGGCAATCTTATCGTAAAGTCTTGAGATTGCTTCACTTTGTTCGCAATGACAGCTTTCTAACTCTGTTCTTGGTTATTCGGATTTATATTTTAAAAAATTGTATTCGAAGTGGAATTGGTCGCATTCGGCAGATCAACATCCGTTCTCAAAGAAACGGCGGGTCTATTGAAGAGGTTATGAAAAAACTTCCTGGAGAAGCAAAAGCGGAGACCGAAGCGATCGATAAGCAAGCACGAGAAAAATTAGAAGGCGCCCTAAAGCAACTCTGACTCTATTTTCTACACGAGCCAACTGGATTCATAGGAGAAGAACGCCGACTGTGACTCTGAAGGGGACTTCGAGATCGCACGGCATTAGACGGGTGGAACACGAGTTCAGAGAGAGCTACCTCAACATCTCGTTTTGGGGAGAAGAAATGACAAGTAGCAGGCAGCCTTCATCTGAGGACGTATCGTGATGTTCAGTATCGGATTCGGCACGATGGTAATCGCCGGGTTTGAGTTCTCGCCCCCCGCAGAAACAGCCTCCTTCGAGCACATAGAGTTCCTCAGCCTCCACATGACGATGCGGAGCATAGCGGGTTCCAGGTTCAATACGAACAAGCGCGGTGGCACGACGGGAGACCGGATCGAAAAAGAGCGCTTTTACCGAAATCCCTGGCGCCATCTCTTGCCAGATGCCCTCCGAAGCCTTGACGAAGGTCAAGCCTTTGAGCGGATCGAGTTTTACATCGATATGTCCTTCGACACGTGCCAAGAGCCGTTCACGGAGAGAAGCCCGAGGCGCAACCGGCACGGCATTCAGCGCCAGTGCGTTCGCCACGCGCTCAAATTGCGCAGTCTCGCGCGCTGCCTCCTGAGCCACAGTGGCCAAGAGCCGTTCACGCAGTCCTGCGCGTGGGACAACGGGGATCACCGAATCCGCCAAGGCATCCGTCACCGCATGATACGCCGTTACTGCCTGCCGCAGAGGAAGCGATTCCCCCTGGAGCCGAACGGCAAACGCCGGACGATCGTCATGCTCCAAAACTCCGAGGGCATGGAGCGCCGCCTGCTCTTCCAATTCTTGTGTCAGCCGAACCTCGGTCATGAGATCAGTCCTTCTTCGTAGGGCGCGAGCGCCTCGCGCAGCTTGATCATACCCAATCGCATTCTTGTTTTCACAGTCCCCAGAGGGAGTTTCAGCTTGTCCGCGATTTCGCTTTGGCTCAGCCCATAGAAATAGGCGAGGGCGATGGCTTGCCGCTGTTCAGCGGTGAGTAACGTCATAGCCTGTTGCACATACCTTCGGCGTTCTTGCCCCGCCAGATACTGCTCCGGTGTCTCGGAGTCGCTCGCAAAAAACTCGACCGTATCCAGTGATTCAAGGCGTCCACGCTCGCCTGCCCCGGCACGGTACCGATCGATCGCCCTCGTACGAGCGAGGGTCATCAGCCAGGCACCCGGCGTACCCCGCGTTTCATCGTAGCTATGGGCCTGACGCCAGGCCTGTGTATAGACGTCCAACGTCACTTCTTCTGCTGCTTCGCGATTGCCGAGAATCTTCAGGACCAGTCCGTAGACTTGGGGGCTGGTTTGATCGTAGAGCGTGGCGAACGCGGCCTGATCGCCCTGGGCAGTTTGGGCGATCAGTTGTCCCCATTCCTGCTCATGGACTCGTCTCTTTGTCTCCACAGGCACCAATAACATAAAGCCCCCCCTGAGACCTAATACGAGATCATGGGGGAGATTGGATTTATAGTTTGGACACTTTTTTTCTGATAGGTATTTTCTTTTGAGGCGGCAGGCCCAATACCCCAACGAAGCGTTCATTCCCACCTCAAAGCATCTTCAGAGTAGCCATCTTTTGCCTTTCTTGTCAATCAAAAAATCGCGTCGATCCCTCAAGCTCTTGGTCATACCAAAGGCTCCCTCGTGATTCATCACAATGAACTCTGCCAGTTGCCTCGGATTGATTTCTTTCTTCAAGAATCCTCGCCGTTTGGCTTTTCGAAGATAGCCTTCTATGCCATCAATCCAGAGCTCAAGAACATCTCTGAGTTTGTCCCGGAATACCGGGTCAACCGACGACATTTCTTGAATCAGGTTGTTCAAAGGACAACCGAGAGGAATGTGCTCATCGGGAGTCGCGTCAATCACTTTCTTCAGGACCTTTACAATGCCTTCAATAGGGTTGTCGTATTTTTCCAGTGGACGGATCCATCGATCAAGAACCATTTCACTCAAAGTCTCATCTACGAGAGCGTATCCTAAAGCTTGTTTTGTTGGAAAGTGGTGAAAAAAGGCCCCTTTTGTCATTTGGGTCTTGTCGACGATTTGATCAATGCTAACCCCTTGAAAACCGCCCTTGAGGATTTCCATAAAAGCAACTTCGAGAATCCTGGCTCGGGTTTTTACCGGGTCTCTTGATCTTATTTTCGGAGATTTTTTCATATCATATTAATTTTATCATTTTTCTTGACTACATACCAATAAGTATGTTATTTCTTTTTCTCAAGTCACTGGCCTGTGCCCAATCGGCAGTTCCACAATCGAAATTGGAGGTCATCATGCTTAAAGTATTTCTTATTGCTTTGGGAATAGTCGTTCTAGCGTTTGCAGCATTTGTGGCTTCTCGCCCTGGCACGTTTCGCTATGAAAGAAGCGGCCTGATTAATGCGAGTTCTGAAGAAATATACCCTTACTTAATTAGCTTCAAATCAGGAAGTGAGTGGAATCCGTATGAAAAAATTGATCCAAGTATGAAAAAGAGTTACTCAGGACCTGAGACGGGCGTGGGATCGATTATGGAATTTGATGGCAACAGCGATGTGGGGTCTGGGCGACTTGAAATTATCAATGTCATCCCTAACCAGCAAGTCGAGATCAAGTTGATGATGTTACGCCCGCTTAAGGCCACAAATATTGTTCAATATAAATTGAATCCAAAAGATCAAGGGACTCTGTTCACATGGACAATGTCTGGTGACAATAACTTTCTTTCCAAGTTGGTCAGTATCTTCATCAATTGCGACAAAATGCTGGGCGATCAGTTTAACCAAGGCATTCAGAATCTTAAAACCGTTGTCGAATCTTAAAGAAGTTGGATTCCAAAAGATTATACTGCTCCGGTTATAAAAAGCGATTTTCGAGTGGGTGGATCGTATCTGTTTTCGATGAGATCCCCAACTTGATACCATAAAACATATGTATATTAAATCAAATAGTAACGCTGAAGGTGGTTGCAGAGTGATTTTGTCGTCAAGCCAAGCGTGCAGACGGTCGCCAAGATCGCTAAAGCGTTAGATGTTCCAATGGAAGATTTGGTGAAATAATTATGGCTACAAAAATCGACTTAGCAGAAGAAGACAAAATTTACTATACGGCTAAAACAAAACCACAGATGGTTGAGTTTTTTGAAATTCCTTACCTTACAATAGAGGGCAAGGGTGAGCCGGCGGGAAAAATGTTTACTGAAGCAGTTCAAGCTCTATACCCATTTGCCTATGGTATAAAAAGTATATGTAAAAAATCGGGCAAAGATTTTGCCGTAGCAAAACTTGAAGGTCTTTGGTGGGTAAAATCAAATAAGCCTCCCTTAGAAGTGCCTCGGCAAGAATGGTACTGGAAATTACTTATTCGGCTCCCCGATTTTGTTACTTCAGAAATCACAGAGAAGGCAAGGGTGGAAGTCATGAAAAAGAAAAAAGTTGATTTACTTAAAGATATTCTCTTTGAGAAGATAACTGAAGGAAAATGTATTCAAGTTTTGCATATCGGTCCTTACGCCACCGAGCCGGGAACCATTGTGGAAATGAGAAAGATGATGGAATTGAATAATTTTGTCGAGAATGGCTTGCACCATGAAATTTATCTGTCCGATCCAAGATTTAAAGACATGCTTGGTTGGGGATTCATTCTCTGGCTTATTGGTTATGTTCTCGGCATAATTCTTTTTTCTTTTGTTCCGGTATCCGTGGTTGGCTGGATTATTATGCCGGTTGGCATCGCTATCACGCTTTGGGTATTACTGAAAAAAATAAAAGCAGATTCGCTTCAGTATTATGCGCTACTGGCTTTTATTTGGGTATTGATTGCTGTCGTCTTTGATTATTTTTTCATCGTTCAAGCCTTTGTATAGTTGGCGTGGAAAGTATGGACTGATCCCGAACTTGTCATGCGATGGTGGGGGGGACCCGATTGCTTCTCGTGTCCTTCCGTGATAATAGATTTTCGCGAGGGTGGAAAGTCCATCGTCTGTATGCGTGCGCCAAAAGAATTTGGCGGACAGGACATGTACAGCACATGGGCATATACGAAAATCGTTCCCCTTAGTCGCTTTGAATACATTCACAATTTGAGTGTATTAAAAAATAATAACTAATAAACAAATATATGAATAAGAACATTTTCAAAAGTATCGGAACCGTCGATGCTGGTTTCATTACAGTTGCTATTTTATCAATTGGAACAGATTATGTCTTTGAATCACTCGGCATTTTTCCTCCGCAATCTAATCCTGGCGCGTATGTGACATGGATGCTTGCACTCGCACTTTTTTATCGCAGTATCTATACGGTGGTTGGCGGGTACGTAACAGTGCTATGGGCTCCGCAAAACCCCATACGTCATGTCTACGCCCTTATGGTTCTCGGCGGAATTGGTGGTATCGCTGGGCTGATTGATGGATGGCATTTGGGCAATCATTGGTATACGGTCACCCTCGCAATAACTGGGCCACTTTTTGTGTTGTTGGGCGGGAAATTAAAAATGAATAACCCATAATTATATGGAAGCAGGCGCTTTTAATTACCTCGTCATTATTTCCGCTGCTGTCGCGAGTTTTGTTCTTGGCGGTGCGTATGTCGCCCTTTTCGGTAAGCAATTGGCGAAACTCAACGGTTCTACCGATGCGGAAACGCAAGCAAAACAAAAACCAAACCCGAAGGGTCTCATTGGTATTTTTCTAGCAAATCTCGCTATGGCTTTTGGGCTTGCGTATTTTATCGGTTCACTCGGTAAGTAATACCCTACTTGATTAAAAGCACTTATTTCTGTGAAAAAACATTCGCAGAATCAATACGTTTCAGAATTTCGGAATAAATTCACATAGTGGTCTTAAATTAGTTTATTCCCTGTTTTTTGCAGTCAGTAACAAATTTTCGAGTCACTGAAAATAATGGAGAATTATTTCCTAGCGTTCGTTCTGGTTCGGATGATACTGGAGAACTTAAAGAAGGCCTATGGACTTGGTTAGGCCAACCGAAGATATTGATTAATAGAGCCTTCCCGTTTTCGTAGCTGGCGAAACTTAGGCGAGAGAATTACAGATGACTCTAAGGATTCACGGGAAGACTCGATCTTGTCGTATTGGCACCCTTAGCTTTTCGTTTTTGGCGTTGTTTCTTGTCATAGGCTCATGCACCCTTACAAAACCGAACGCCAGGCCGCAAGAGATTGATTTGACTGAACGGTTTAACGTGGACGGTGCAGAACTTTATCTTTTGACCCGCGGTCAAGATCGACGTGCACCGGTGGTGCTGTGGCTTCACGGCGGCCCAGGCGGGCCGGAAGGACCGCTCTTTCAGTACTTCAATAGGGATCTCGAACGTCACTTCGTGGTTATTTATTGGGACCAGCGTGGTACAGGTCGCTCTTTCAGTCCACAATCGGATCCAGCGCGGCTGACAATCGCTCAACACATCAAAGATCTGGATGCGATTGTCGATCACCTACGGCAGAGTCTAGGTCGAGGGAAGATCGTTCTCATGGGGCATTCTTGGGGTGCGACATTGGGGGTTCTTTACACCCGTGAACACCCGGAGAAAGTTGAAGCCCTTTTTGCCATTTCACCTCTTGTCAACGGGCTCGCTGGACAACAAAAGGAGTATGACTTCGTGAGTACAGAAGCGAAGCGCCGAAGCGACTACCGAGCGCAATCGCGTCTCCTTGAAATTGGCCAGCCACCTTATGGGACAGTGGAACAGCTGCTCGAAGTGGAGGACCTAAGCAATAAATTTGGAGGTGTGTTCCATATCCAACCAAACCGCACCTTGCTGCTGCTCCGAGGCTTTTTCGGAGGACTGGTAAAGCCGTGGGAGTTGCCGCGTTTTTTTCACGCTAACAAGGTCTCGCTGACTGTGATGAACAAAGAACTGCTCGACCTTGATTTGTCGCGTTCCGCTCCACGTATCGAAGTCCCTGTCTACTTTCTACTTGGCCGTTACGACTGCCACGCGGACGCAACCCTCGCAGCCGAATATTTTGAAACTCTCAAAGGGCCTTACAAAAAACTCATCTGGTTCGAGAATTCTGCCCACAACATTCCGTTCGAGGAGCCCAATCAATTCAACGATATTGTGGTTCAGGAGCTGCGGATGAGATGATCAGTGGTGATATTGAAAAACGTTAAAATGCTGAACTAAAACACCGGCGGGCGATGATGTCCCGAATTTGTCGCCAATCATTTTTAGTTTAATGGTGCAAAGTCATTGTAAATACACTCCAGGAATATCTTGATTTTCAACCTGGGGATTTGCTGTAATATTGCGGAATTGAAAAAGTCCGACGAAGCCGACTGAAAAATAAAGTGTAAAAAAAGGATGAAGGCACCCGATGGGAATTCAACAAACTTTTTTAGGCCTCAGCGCCATAGGCGGGGTATGGATCATGTACCTCTTGTTTGGGCTCAGTATTTTATCGATTGCCATTATTTTTGAAAGATTTTTTTATTTTCAGGCTAACCGATTGATGCCTGAAAGCCAGAAAATCGAATTGCAAAAAGGGATTTCAAAGGGTAAAGTCGTCGATACAGTTCGCAGTCTCCCGTCGTCATTTCCGGACGCACGGATGGTCAAATCTGCGCTTAATGAATGGCCCCTCTCTCTTGAAATCATTGAACAAAAGTTCGTCGCCGGGCTGATAATTGAACAAAAACAGTTTGAAAAACGTCTTTTATTTCTGGGAACTCTGGGAAACAATGCCCCGTTTATCGGTCTGTTAGGAACGGTTCTTGGAATCATAAAAGCATTTTATGATATTTCTATCGCCGGTTCAGGAGGTCCCAGTGTGGTAATGATGGGAATTGCCGAGGCGTTGATTACCACAGCGTTTGGGCTCTTTGTCGCCATTCCGGCAGTGATTGCCTATAACTATTTTCAACGACGCGCCCGGCAGATCAAACAACAGATGGAGCAGGTTGCGCTAACCCTTTTAATCTTTTTAAAGAAACCGGAATGAGAGACTCTTTTGCTTAGAAAATCCCTGATTCCCGACACCGAAGAAGAAAATCTTTTGACCGGAATTAATATCATTCCATTGGTCGATATTTCATTGGTCCTATTGATTATTTTTATGGTGACAACCTCTTTTTTAATCCCTCCGATTTTGCGCCTGAACCTTCCCAAAGGCCAAACAGCTCAAGCGGCTCCACTCTCTCCTATTGTCATTACGGTCGAAAAAGACGGAAGGCTTTTTCTCAACAAACAATCTGTGACAGAGCAAACCCTTGCTCTCCTTTTTAAAGAGGATGCTCAAAAAGATCCTGACATGCAAGTGTTCATTCAGGCCGATACCCGATCAGAATATGGAAAGATTGTGACCTTGATCGATCTGGCCCGCCAGAACGGATTAACCCGCTTTGGCCTGATGATGGAGAAAGAAAAACCTTAGTTACTTCTATGATAGGGAGTCAGGGATTCAAACAGGCAAGAAAAGATGTTGTTTTTATATTCATTTCTTTAGGTTTTCATCTTGTTTTGTTGGGAACTCTTATTCAACGAATAAAATCCCCTTACCCTGTTACGAATCCAGTGGAAATTGTGATACTCCATCCTGATGCTCAACAGCTATCTCCGCAGGTCAAAAAAAGACCATCCCCTCTGGTCTCCATTCATCGTCCTCGTTCAGTTCCAGCCCCTGCGATGATCAAAAAACAGGAACCTCCTCCCGAACCAAAAACTGAACCTGTTCCGTCGAACCCTTCTCCCGGCCCCACCCTGCCCGAATCCTCACAAGATTCGAATCTGTCGGAAACCTCCGGAAAATTAAAATCAGATCAAAACCCGGGCGGAACTTCCTCTTTACTAATTCCACAGGAACCGGCATATGCTCCATTATTTAAGGTGACCCGGTTGCCGGCTGTTCTAAAAGAGGTCAAACCCGCTTATCCTCAACTTGCCAAAAGCCTTCAAAAAGAGGCCGCTGTCTTGTTAGAAGTAAGGCTTTCGGAAAAAGGGGAGGTGTTAAAAGTCAGGATCATCCGGGGAGCCGGTAACGGATTTGAAGAAGCCGCCATTGAAGCGATGAAACAATTTCTGTTTGAACCCGCCTATGTGGGGGAAAAACAGGTGCCGGTGATCATTCAATATTCAATAAAGTTTAAATTAACGGATTAACAACTTTGGCTGGAGAAAAG
This DNA window, taken from Nitrospirota bacterium, encodes the following:
- a CDS encoding tetratricopeptide repeat protein, translating into MKAQIKFFKNFLLLILFILAPATWMPKGAAAATPLDRQIEHLEARVAKVPQKIEWRNALARLYIQKGRETVDALYFNRAEILLKKTMAEDPKNGEAMGLQAWISLFKHDFTAAAKSAGMAVHEQPRESFYYGLLSDAYLELGDYKKAADFAQKMVNLRPDQGSYSRSAHLRFLYGDAEGAITLWKTAIRAGAPYAENTAWCEVELGDLYFNTGKIKESESAYQAALKIFPGYHRGFAGMGKIRESQGKMDDAEAFYQKAVEVVPYPAYIAALGDIETRMGKIQRAKEQFALIEHIARLDTLNQVLYNRDLALYYAEHQIDPQKAVQIAEKELDARRDIYTYDILSWVYYQNKDYTKADHAVKRALKLGTPDARILFHAGMIFLAEGKRKESKSCLEKALKLNPYFHPVYARLAEETLKSPG
- a CDS encoding DUF4331 domain-containing protein, which produces MFNRIKKGILISFLTFLMASPSFGASHREAPLISLDPAADITDFYAFVSWQNPTKVVFIMNVIPMENPASGPNFFNFADDVSYEIHIDNNKNNIAENIVYQLRFKTEVRNPGDLFPLGFVAVPGTISALDGSGSEGLLLRQSYSVTETRYGQPPRDIGTGTMYAVPSNVGSRTIADYPGLAAKGIYSLSNGGRVFAGQRDDTFYIDLGGAFDTLNLRVSPILSLADDANDAANVAGSVDTLKGLNVNTIAIELPITEIQGTINGAVNKVIGAYASTSRPKVTVIRQKNTRQNSARYVQVSRMGNPLVNELIIATKDKDNWNAVYAEDERQFLDYYCNSSLATALNLVFSTSFPTTHRNDLANTLLRYTPYGTNLCGTITTEDEEPLADLLRLDMGVAPVPAADQHRLGILAHDVSGVSTPDYGAWPNGRRPNDDVTDIALRVVGGALTNPSTPGLGDGVNYNSGANGVVGTDVTANGISLNFPFLSTPFSGRP
- a CDS encoding cupin domain-containing protein, with amino-acid sequence MTEVRLTQELEEQAALHALGVLEHDDRPAFAVRLQGESLPLRQAVTAYHAVTDALADSVIPVVPRAGLRERLLATVAQEAARETAQFERVANALALNAVPVAPRASLRERLLARVEGHIDVKLDPLKGLTFVKASEGIWQEMAPGISVKALFFDPVSRRATALVRIEPGTRYAPHRHVEAEELYVLEGGCFCGGRELKPGDYHRAESDTEHHDTSSDEGCLLLVISSPQNEMLR
- a CDS encoding sigma-70 family RNA polymerase sigma factor, translated to MLLVPVETKRRVHEQEWGQLIAQTAQGDQAAFATLYDQTSPQVYGLVLKILGNREAAEEVTLDVYTQAWRQAHSYDETRGTPGAWLMTLARTRAIDRYRAGAGERGRLESLDTVEFFASDSETPEQYLAGQERRRYVQQAMTLLTAEQRQAIALAYFYGLSQSEIADKLKLPLGTVKTRMRLGMIKLREALAPYEEGLIS
- a CDS encoding TetR/AcrR family transcriptional regulator, whose amino-acid sequence is MKKSPKIRSRDPVKTRARILEVAFMEILKGGFQGVSIDQIVDKTQMTKGAFFHHFPTKQALGYALVDETLSEMVLDRWIRPLEKYDNPIEGIVKVLKKVIDATPDEHIPLGCPLNNLIQEMSSVDPVFRDKLRDVLELWIDGIEGYLRKAKRRGFLKKEINPRQLAEFIVMNHEGAFGMTKSLRDRRDFLIDKKGKRWLL
- a CDS encoding SRPBCC family protein, which encodes MLKVFLIALGIVVLAFAAFVASRPGTFRYERSGLINASSEEIYPYLISFKSGSEWNPYEKIDPSMKKSYSGPETGVGSIMEFDGNSDVGSGRLEIINVIPNQQVEIKLMMLRPLKATNIVQYKLNPKDQGTLFTWTMSGDNNFLSKLVSIFINCDKMLGDQFNQGIQNLKTVVES
- a CDS encoding GyrI-like domain-containing protein, whose product is MMATKIDLAEEDKIYYTAKTKPQMVEFFEIPYLTIEGKGEPAGKMFTEAVQALYPFAYGIKSICKKSGKDFAVAKLEGLWWVKSNKPPLEVPRQEWYWKLLIRLPDFVTSEITEKARVEVMKKKKVDLLKDILFEKITEGKCIQVLHIGPYATEPGTIVEMRKMMELNNFVENGLHHEIYLSDPRFKDMLGWGFILWLIGYVLGIILFSFVPVSVVGWIIMPVGIAITLWVLLKKIKADSLQYYALLAFIWVLIAVVFDYFFIVQAFV
- a CDS encoding DUF1761 family protein — its product is MEAGAFNYLVIISAAVASFVLGGAYVALFGKQLAKLNGSTDAETQAKQKPNPKGLIGIFLANLAMAFGLAYFIGSLGK
- a CDS encoding alpha/beta hydrolase codes for the protein MTERFNVDGAELYLLTRGQDRRAPVVLWLHGGPGGPEGPLFQYFNRDLERHFVVIYWDQRGTGRSFSPQSDPARLTIAQHIKDLDAIVDHLRQSLGRGKIVLMGHSWGATLGVLYTREHPEKVEALFAISPLVNGLAGQQKEYDFVSTEAKRRSDYRAQSRLLEIGQPPYGTVEQLLEVEDLSNKFGGVFHIQPNRTLLLLRGFFGGLVKPWELPRFFHANKVSLTVMNKELLDLDLSRSAPRIEVPVYFLLGRYDCHADATLAAEYFETLKGPYKKLIWFENSAHNIPFEEPNQFNDIVVQELRMR
- a CDS encoding MotA/TolQ/ExbB proton channel family protein, coding for MGIQQTFLGLSAIGGVWIMYLLFGLSILSIAIIFERFFYFQANRLMPESQKIELQKGISKGKVVDTVRSLPSSFPDARMVKSALNEWPLSLEIIEQKFVAGLIIEQKQFEKRLLFLGTLGNNAPFIGLLGTVLGIIKAFYDISIAGSGGPSVVMMGIAEALITTAFGLFVAIPAVIAYNYFQRRARQIKQQMEQVALTLLIFLKKPE
- a CDS encoding biopolymer transporter ExbD; the encoded protein is MLRKSLIPDTEEENLLTGINIIPLVDISLVLLIIFMVTTSFLIPPILRLNLPKGQTAQAAPLSPIVITVEKDGRLFLNKQSVTEQTLALLFKEDAQKDPDMQVFIQADTRSEYGKIVTLIDLARQNGLTRFGLMMEKEKP
- a CDS encoding TonB family protein yields the protein MEIVILHPDAQQLSPQVKKRPSPLVSIHRPRSVPAPAMIKKQEPPPEPKTEPVPSNPSPGPTLPESSQDSNLSETSGKLKSDQNPGGTSSLLIPQEPAYAPLFKVTRLPAVLKEVKPAYPQLAKSLQKEAAVLLEVRLSEKGEVLKVRIIRGAGNGFEEAAIEAMKQFLFEPAYVGEKQVPVIIQYSIKFKLTD